One region of Candidatus Electrothrix rattekaaiensis genomic DNA includes:
- a CDS encoding diguanylate cyclase, whose protein sequence is MAVNVNILIVDDKINNLIALEESFSSVNATFIKAISGNDALREILKHDFALAILDVQMPEMDGYELAQLIRNRKQTSKLPIIFLSAIYSDDFHVFKGYDSGAVDFITKPFLPEILEGKIRFFIEIYLQKIRLKETIHELRTTKQLVLEQNRQLKRLSTHDDLTGLYNRRHLVVSLAQEFSSSCRHGTELSLIMLDLDHFKMINDNFGHNFGDYVLKEFSDLLRETVRKSDLLFRFGGEEFIVLLPQTAAGGAAKTAEKIRRNCAERVIGNGKSVVKITVSIGVTSYNKELHQTTDCMISCADQALYQAKDCGRNRVVVHQGKGKLREQYISSGEEV, encoded by the coding sequence TGAATATTCTTATTGTTGATGACAAAATTAATAATCTCATTGCGTTGGAGGAATCTTTTAGTAGTGTTAATGCAACCTTTATCAAGGCGATCAGCGGTAACGATGCCCTTCGAGAGATTTTAAAACACGATTTCGCCTTGGCGATTCTTGATGTGCAGATGCCGGAAATGGACGGGTACGAACTGGCCCAGCTGATCAGAAACAGAAAACAGACCTCAAAGCTCCCTATCATTTTTCTTTCCGCCATTTATTCGGACGATTTTCATGTCTTTAAAGGATACGACTCTGGAGCTGTAGATTTCATCACTAAGCCCTTTTTGCCGGAGATTCTCGAAGGAAAAATTCGTTTTTTTATAGAGATATATCTGCAGAAAATCAGGTTGAAAGAGACTATCCATGAGCTCCGGACGACCAAGCAGCTGGTTTTGGAACAAAACAGGCAATTGAAAAGACTTTCCACTCATGATGATCTTACAGGGCTTTATAATCGGCGTCATCTTGTTGTCTCTCTGGCACAAGAGTTTAGCAGTTCTTGTCGTCATGGAACAGAATTGTCCCTTATCATGCTTGATCTTGATCATTTTAAAATGATCAATGATAATTTTGGGCATAATTTCGGTGATTATGTGCTGAAAGAATTTTCTGATCTTTTGCGGGAAACTGTTCGCAAATCCGATCTGTTGTTCCGTTTTGGGGGAGAGGAATTTATTGTTCTTTTGCCTCAAACGGCTGCGGGCGGTGCTGCGAAGACGGCAGAAAAAATACGTAGGAACTGCGCAGAAAGGGTGATTGGTAACGGGAAGTCTGTTGTGAAAATCACCGTCAGCATTGGGGTGACTTCCTATAATAAAGAGCTGCATCAAACAACAGATTGTATGATTTCCTGTGCTGATCAGGCATTGTATCAGGCAAAGGACTGTGGCAGGAATCGGGTTGTTGTCCATCAAGGAAAAGGCAAACTGCGGGAGCAATATATATCTTCAGGAGAAGAGGTGTGA
- a CDS encoding response regulator: MKFNLGAKLIVSHLGMGILPLLFISGMLWITVSDSLEMIGEKGAAAVEEAALDQLETICRIKKEQTISFFEVLEGQLNIVRSAPWVEPFFNSLNQTFTEEDNSVNSRSWHWLVKKHDALIMDLCARLNWRDMFLINSSGYIIYSMDKGSDLGMSLSEEPLKYSSFGRAFIELQNNSSGKTVFGDFAPYPPLHNAPAAFLLIRLSELEDAYIAVQIDTDAIKKIMASASDKDHTLEAYLVGPDGYMRSDSILKPEKYSVMASFGQGNKVNTRASQDALKGDTGVGITKDYLDNKVLSSWTPVDIFDTRWALTCEVDEVIAMKAKTEMTAFRFDAERQVKKWTIILILITLLVMGTIAWIIVRSISKPIVQAARIADSIAGGDFQRRLDMRRSDEIGQMADALDRMVEKVAKNFHDKTSMAELSDQMRGEQDMKILAQNIITYLAKFLEAQMASLYLVDRSEQAMTLKGCYAFHKCKGPNSKIKIGEGIAGQAALGKKIISVNDLPSDYVRINSSMGESASCNILAAPFIHEEEVLGVLEFASFSNFSSEQMDFLESVTENIAVAFHSALNRQGVQELLEETREQAEELKQKSEELMATNEELESQATTLKKFQQELESQQEELKEINAALEEKSEALMVEKKNIRGRNEELIAAKEKVEERSKDLALASKYKSEFLANMSHELRTPLNSLLLLAQSLKDNRDGNLTAKQAKAADIIFESGNGLLDLINEILDLSKIEAGQIVKDVEEVLLADLAENAETLFSHMAENKGLAFTVSLADDVPQSIFTDRKRVEQILKNFLGNSMKFTSDGRIDLVFSRMATTVPVRSETLQSEQTIAISVADTGIGIPAEKHRSIFEAFQQADGSTARKYGGTGLGLSISKELATLLGGEIGLVSEPGKGSTFTLYLPVGVKTHTERLEKQQNEPALVPKDDASTQIHERGAKQQDVAVADDRDRLSDGDNILLIIENDLKFAEFFLEQCHESDFKALVTDNGEEGLRLADQYRPSGIILDIRLPGIDGWTVLSTLKSNAGTRHIPVHMMSAEEVSRKAMHKGAIGFLFKPLTREQLNKAFDRFKSVINKKVKMLLVVEDDDNLRRVLVDLLGNGDTETFEAGTGKEMVGLLAKHRFDCMVLDLGLPDCNGIELLRRLADTADLVIPPVIIYTGRDLSREEERELSTYSESIVIKAARSQERLLDETSLFLHRMVKSMPIQKQQIIADLYDRDKMFQGKKVLLVDDDMRNVFALSGVLEQKGMEVLIAEDGKRALEMLVQEEGIDIVLMDIMMPEMDGYEAMKRIREQERFWKLPVIALTAKAMKDDRDKCLEAGASDYLAKPIDVERLLSMMRVWLYR; encoded by the coding sequence GTGAAATTCAATCTGGGCGCAAAATTGATTGTTTCTCATCTCGGTATGGGAATACTTCCTTTGTTATTTATTAGCGGAATGCTTTGGATTACAGTTTCGGACAGCTTAGAGATGATCGGCGAAAAGGGTGCAGCTGCTGTGGAAGAAGCAGCACTCGATCAACTCGAAACAATATGCCGTATCAAAAAAGAACAGACCATATCTTTCTTTGAAGTATTGGAAGGACAACTGAACATAGTGAGGAGTGCTCCTTGGGTGGAGCCGTTTTTCAATTCGTTGAATCAGACGTTCACCGAGGAGGACAACTCGGTGAATTCCAGATCCTGGCATTGGCTTGTCAAAAAACACGACGCATTGATTATGGACCTTTGTGCTAGGCTCAATTGGCGTGATATGTTTCTGATAAATTCCAGCGGCTATATTATCTATTCTATGGATAAGGGTTCCGATCTCGGCATGTCTCTCAGCGAAGAACCGCTTAAATACAGTTCATTCGGACGGGCCTTTATCGAGTTGCAAAATAATTCGAGCGGTAAAACCGTGTTCGGAGATTTTGCTCCTTATCCTCCCTTGCATAACGCACCGGCAGCCTTTCTGTTGATCCGTCTGAGTGAGCTCGAAGATGCATATATAGCCGTGCAGATAGACACAGATGCAATAAAAAAAATAATGGCGTCAGCTTCAGACAAGGATCATACCCTAGAGGCCTATCTGGTCGGCCCTGATGGTTACATGCGTTCCGACTCCATTCTCAAGCCAGAAAAGTACAGCGTCATGGCCTCATTTGGACAGGGCAATAAAGTGAATACCCGAGCCAGTCAGGATGCCCTGAAAGGCGACACGGGCGTCGGAATTACGAAAGATTATCTCGACAACAAAGTCCTTTCATCCTGGACGCCGGTTGATATTTTCGACACTCGATGGGCATTGACCTGTGAGGTCGACGAAGTAATAGCGATGAAGGCCAAAACAGAGATGACAGCATTCCGTTTCGATGCTGAGAGGCAAGTGAAAAAATGGACTATCATTTTGATATTGATAACCTTATTGGTTATGGGAACGATTGCCTGGATCATTGTTCGCTCAATCAGCAAACCTATCGTCCAGGCCGCCAGAATTGCGGACAGTATTGCCGGGGGGGATTTTCAACGGCGTCTTGATATGCGGCGTTCGGATGAGATTGGTCAGATGGCAGACGCTTTGGATCGCATGGTGGAGAAGGTGGCGAAAAATTTTCATGATAAAACGTCGATGGCGGAGCTTTCCGATCAGATGCGCGGTGAACAGGACATGAAGATTCTGGCGCAGAATATTATTACCTATCTGGCAAAGTTCCTGGAAGCACAGATGGCATCCCTCTATCTTGTCGACCGGAGTGAGCAGGCTATGACGCTCAAAGGATGCTACGCCTTTCATAAATGCAAGGGGCCGAATAGTAAAATTAAAATTGGCGAAGGGATTGCCGGACAAGCCGCCCTTGGAAAAAAGATTATTTCGGTCAATGATCTACCGAGTGACTATGTTCGCATCAATTCTTCCATGGGAGAGTCAGCCTCCTGTAATATTCTTGCAGCACCTTTTATCCATGAGGAGGAAGTACTCGGTGTGCTTGAATTCGCCTCGTTCAGTAATTTTTCAAGTGAGCAGATGGATTTTCTGGAGAGTGTCACGGAAAATATTGCCGTCGCTTTTCATTCAGCACTGAATCGTCAAGGAGTACAGGAACTCCTTGAAGAGACTCGTGAACAGGCTGAGGAGTTGAAGCAGAAAAGTGAAGAGTTGATGGCGACCAATGAAGAATTGGAGTCGCAGGCTACAACTCTGAAGAAATTTCAGCAAGAACTGGAAAGCCAGCAGGAAGAATTAAAAGAGATTAATGCTGCCCTTGAAGAGAAATCAGAGGCCCTTATGGTGGAAAAGAAGAATATAAGGGGCCGTAATGAAGAGCTTATTGCGGCAAAGGAGAAGGTGGAGGAGCGTTCAAAGGATCTTGCTTTAGCCTCAAAATATAAATCTGAGTTTTTGGCCAATATGAGCCATGAACTGCGTACGCCCTTGAATAGTTTACTGTTGCTTGCCCAATCGCTCAAAGATAATAGGGATGGAAATTTGACGGCAAAGCAAGCAAAGGCGGCAGATATTATTTTTGAATCAGGAAATGGTCTTTTAGATCTTATTAATGAGATTCTTGATCTGTCCAAAATTGAGGCGGGACAGATCGTCAAAGATGTGGAAGAGGTGCTGTTGGCAGATCTTGCTGAGAATGCAGAAACTTTGTTCAGCCATATGGCGGAAAATAAGGGGTTGGCTTTTACTGTCAGTCTTGCTGATGACGTGCCCCAGTCAATATTTACTGACCGTAAGCGCGTCGAACAGATTCTGAAGAATTTTCTCGGCAATAGCATGAAATTTACCTCAGATGGGAGGATTGATCTGGTTTTTTCACGAATGGCGACAACAGTTCCGGTCCGCTCAGAGACCTTGCAGTCTGAGCAGACTATTGCCATCTCTGTGGCAGATACAGGTATCGGTATCCCGGCTGAAAAACATCGGTCTATCTTTGAAGCATTCCAGCAGGCCGACGGTTCAACAGCCCGGAAGTACGGTGGCACTGGTCTTGGTCTTTCAATTTCTAAAGAGTTGGCTACACTCCTTGGCGGGGAAATAGGTTTGGTCAGTGAACCGGGTAAAGGCTCTACCTTTACCTTGTATCTGCCGGTCGGAGTAAAAACACATACTGAAAGGCTAGAAAAACAACAGAATGAACCGGCCTTGGTGCCGAAGGATGATGCCTCGACGCAGATTCATGAGAGAGGTGCGAAACAACAGGATGTTGCTGTGGCCGATGATCGTGACAGGCTTTCCGACGGAGACAACATCCTATTGATTATTGAAAATGATCTTAAATTTGCTGAATTTTTTTTGGAACAATGCCATGAATCTGATTTCAAGGCGTTGGTGACAGATAACGGCGAAGAGGGCTTACGACTGGCTGATCAATATCGTCCCTCTGGAATTATCCTTGATATTCGATTGCCTGGGATTGACGGGTGGACGGTGTTGAGCACTTTGAAATCCAATGCAGGAACTCGCCATATTCCTGTCCATATGATGTCCGCTGAGGAGGTTAGTCGTAAGGCGATGCATAAAGGTGCTATCGGTTTCCTCTTCAAACCGCTGACCCGGGAGCAACTGAATAAAGCCTTTGATCGATTTAAGTCTGTCATTAATAAGAAGGTAAAGATGCTTTTGGTTGTTGAAGATGACGATAATCTGCGTAGAGTCCTGGTGGATTTGCTCGGTAATGGCGACACGGAAACCTTTGAGGCCGGAACAGGAAAAGAGATGGTGGGTCTGTTGGCTAAGCACCGCTTCGACTGTATGGTGTTGGATCTCGGTCTGCCTGATTGCAATGGGATTGAATTGCTCCGTCGATTGGCGGATACTGCTGATCTTGTCATTCCTCCGGTTATTATTTATACTGGCAGGGATTTGAGCAGAGAAGAGGAACGTGAGCTGAGTACGTATTCAGAATCCATTGTTATTAAAGCTGCCCGGTCACAGGAGCGATTACTGGACGAGACCTCGCTCTTTCTTCATAGAATGGTGAAAAGTATGCCTATTCAAAAACAGCAGATCATTGCTGACCTCTATGATCGGGACAAGATGTTTCAGGGGAAAAAGGTGCTTCTTGTTGATGATGATATGCGCAATGTTTTTGCCCTTTCTGGAGTTCTTGAGCAGAAAGGTATGGAGGTTCTCATTGCTGAAGACGGAAAAAGAGCATTAGAGATGCTTGTTCAGGAAGAAGGAATTGATATTGTGCTGATGGATATCATGATGCCAGAGATGGACGGATACGAAGCGATGAAAAGGATACGAGAGCAAGAGCGGTTCTGGAAGCTGCCTGTAATTGCCCTGACTGCCAAGGCGATGAAGGATGATCGGGATAAATGTCTTGAAGCGGGTGCCAGTGATTACTTGGCAAAACCGATTGATGTGGAAAGATTATTATCCATGATGCGTGTTTGGCTTTACAGGTAG
- a CDS encoding OmpW family outer membrane protein yields MKKVIAAGAVLLLASSAQLSSAGSRKVEQKVELAEGQQMSHQQEKGRQQAQQTSHRDWAISGYIGMADFDGEEKPDPYQPGVSHEMNSEKALKFGIILSKYYNDFSFNLGIEYIPDIEVTDEVDNVLAEHSHIPISLGVNYHFDTSVVDPYIGAGIGYSFNDSTESAFITAQGMSAEADDSMFYFLTAGVEYPINEKYTLFLAGQYTIGDVDMTGSIQTPQGTFEIEDEASLDRYEVNVGVKYFF; encoded by the coding sequence ATGAAAAAAGTTATAGCAGCAGGGGCCGTACTTCTGCTGGCCAGTAGTGCTCAACTGTCCTCTGCGGGAAGCCGAAAAGTTGAACAGAAAGTCGAACTGGCAGAAGGTCAGCAGATGTCACATCAACAGGAAAAAGGGCGGCAGCAAGCCCAGCAGACATCACACCGCGACTGGGCGATCAGTGGATACATCGGCATGGCGGATTTTGATGGCGAAGAGAAGCCGGATCCATACCAGCCGGGAGTGTCTCACGAAATGAACTCTGAAAAGGCCTTGAAATTCGGCATCATCCTCAGCAAATACTACAACGATTTTTCTTTTAACCTCGGTATAGAATACATCCCAGACATCGAGGTGACCGACGAAGTGGATAATGTACTCGCTGAACACAGCCATATTCCCATTTCTCTGGGAGTGAACTATCATTTCGATACGAGTGTCGTTGACCCGTATATCGGAGCCGGGATTGGCTACTCCTTCAACGATTCCACAGAAAGTGCTTTCATCACTGCCCAAGGAATGAGTGCAGAGGCTGATGACAGCATGTTCTACTTCCTGACAGCTGGCGTTGAGTACCCTATCAATGAAAAATATACTCTCTTTCTGGCAGGACAATATACTATCGGTGATGTCGACATGACGGGGTCAATACAAACCCCCCAAGGGACGTTTGAGATAGAGGACGAGGCTTCTCTGGATCGCTATGAGGTCAACGTAGGTGTGAAATACTTTTTTTAA
- a CDS encoding histidine phosphatase family protein — MTDYMPTRLLLLRHGPTSAPSGCFAGSSDVPLSGQGLTRLENMSAQLKDVNCWYCSPMLRTRQTLQYLQEKVCSAREPLYDERLREIDFGRWELQTFADIAAKDEELLAGWNQYLDFSFPEGEVVSAFIQRVETMLAVFSRMGNSRNSTGINTVAVVTHGGVIRTMICLALGISPRNYLLFDVQPASLTVLELFSEGGVLRGLNL, encoded by the coding sequence ATGACAGATTATATGCCGACTCGGCTTCTCCTCCTCCGTCATGGCCCCACCTCTGCGCCGTCCGGCTGTTTTGCTGGTAGCAGCGACGTTCCCCTGTCCGGTCAAGGGCTTACCCGTTTAGAAAACATGAGCGCACAGCTGAAGGATGTTAATTGCTGGTATTGTAGTCCCATGCTGCGTACGAGACAGACTCTGCAATATTTGCAGGAGAAAGTATGTTCAGCAAGAGAACCTCTCTATGATGAGCGATTGCGAGAGATTGATTTTGGACGCTGGGAGCTCCAAACCTTTGCTGATATTGCTGCGAAGGATGAAGAGCTGCTTGCAGGGTGGAATCAATACTTGGACTTTTCTTTTCCTGAAGGAGAAGTGGTCTCTGCGTTTATTCAGCGGGTTGAGACTATGCTTGCGGTCTTCAGCAGGATGGGAAACAGCAGAAACAGCACCGGCATTAACACCGTGGCCGTCGTGACCCATGGCGGAGTGATCCGGACCATGATTTGCCTTGCTCTGGGGATCTCGCCACGCAATTATCTTCTATTCGATGTCCAGCCTGCTTCGTTGACCGTCTTGGAGTTGTTTTCCGAGGGAGGGGTCTTGCGTGGGTTGAATCTTTGA